One Methanocaldococcus infernus ME DNA segment encodes these proteins:
- a CDS encoding SufB/SufD family protein — protein MSVKQELLEAIEFIKYTAEKPEEIIHGKGPRIIVREGKILDVKDDEGIVIEGSDKEGKIRAKIVVKEGYKFKYPIHVCMGITQDNVCQEIDVEIILEDNSEITLLSHCSFPKGKDLKHIMDGRIKIGKNAKFVYKEIHYHGEEGKILVKPTVKVEIDKGGIYISEFNLTHGRIGTLEIYQEIEAKEDSIIDILTKTYAIKDDKVKIDEIVKLNGENAKAMIRSRGAGKDNSKIILKFKIEGNAPHCKGHIDCAEVIKGNAEVESIPIVLVRDETARITHEAAIGSVDRKQLETLMAKGLDEEEATEIIIKGMIGE, from the coding sequence ATGAGTGTTAAACAAGAACTCTTAGAGGCTATAGAGTTTATTAAATATACAGCTGAGAAGCCAGAGGAAATTATTCATGGGAAGGGTCCAAGAATAATAGTGAGAGAAGGAAAAATATTGGATGTTAAGGATGATGAAGGAATAGTTATAGAGGGAAGTGACAAGGAAGGGAAGATAAGGGCTAAGATTGTTGTTAAAGAGGGATACAAGTTTAAGTATCCTATCCATGTCTGTATGGGAATTACTCAAGATAATGTTTGCCAAGAAATAGATGTTGAAATTATCTTAGAGGATAATTCTGAGATAACTTTATTATCTCACTGCTCTTTCCCTAAGGGGAAGGATTTAAAGCATATCATGGATGGAAGGATAAAGATAGGGAAGAATGCTAAGTTTGTTTATAAAGAGATTCACTACCATGGAGAGGAAGGGAAGATTTTGGTTAAGCCAACTGTGAAGGTTGAAATTGATAAGGGAGGAATTTACATTTCAGAGTTTAACCTAACTCATGGTAGAATTGGAACATTAGAAATTTACCAAGAGATAGAGGCTAAGGAAGATAGTATTATAGATATTTTAACAAAAACCTATGCAATAAAGGATGATAAGGTTAAGATAGATGAGATAGTTAAGTTAAATGGAGAAAATGCTAAAGCCATGATAAGAAGTAGAGGGGCTGGAAAAGATAATAGTAAGATAATCTTAAAGTTTAAGATAGAAGGGAATGCTCCACACTGTAAGGGGCATATAGATTGTGCTGAAGTCATTAAAGGAAATGCTGAAGTTGAATCTATCCCTATAGTCTTAGTTAGAGATGAAACTGCAAGAATCACCCATGAAGCAGCTATAGGAAGTGTTGACAGAAAACAGTTAGAAACCTTAATGGCTAAGGGATTGGATGAAGAGGAAGCTACTGAAATCATCATAAAGGGAATGATTGGTGAGTAA
- the pheT gene encoding phenylalanine--tRNA ligase subunit beta, with protein MPTVNVKKYDLERLVNMPLEDEFIEKTFPMMGIEVENIYEEEGEKIIQFSVNPNRPDYLSSEGLARGFRGFIGIEKGLPKYEVEDSDVKLYSTNKSRPYIALAVVKGIIIDDYVLENLINFQEKLHWVMGRDRKKVAIGIHDFDKVKPPFYYRDVKGDEVKFIPLNSDEEMTPKEILEKHEKGIKYRHLIKDSFPLLEDSEGNILSMPPIINSNLTKVTTETRNLLIDVTGTDKWAVEKTLNIIVTALAERKYAKIHSVEVIYENEKIKYPNLKEEVVEVSPDYINKILGTNLTPGAILNYLRKARMDAQFIENKFKVFVPPYRVDIFGEIDIAEEVAICYGYDKFKGLYPEIATIGSLHPLEKRCDFIRDIMIGLGFYEVINLMLSNEEVLFKNMRLDIKDYIEVLKPASIEHKIVRPFLLPIIMETVRINQHKELPIKIFEIGECINIKDNKIVETKNIAGAIVSNETNFNEIKSYVEALLRELKLTYKIEEYEHPSFIKGRCAKILVDNEEIGYFGEIHPEVLENFEIEFPVTAFEVILK; from the coding sequence ATGCCTACTGTTAATGTGAAAAAGTATGATTTGGAGAGATTGGTTAATATGCCCTTGGAAGATGAATTTATAGAAAAAACTTTCCCTATGATGGGGATTGAAGTTGAAAATATCTATGAGGAAGAGGGAGAAAAGATAATTCAATTTTCAGTTAATCCCAACAGGCCAGACTATTTAAGCTCTGAGGGATTAGCAAGAGGATTTAGAGGGTTTATAGGGATTGAGAAGGGCTTACCAAAATATGAGGTTGAAGATTCAGATGTAAAGTTATATTCAACAAACAAGTCAAGACCTTACATAGCCTTAGCTGTTGTTAAGGGAATTATAATTGATGACTATGTCTTAGAGAATTTAATAAACTTCCAGGAAAAGCTCCACTGGGTCATGGGAAGGGATAGGAAAAAAGTGGCTATAGGGATCCATGACTTTGATAAGGTTAAGCCTCCCTTCTACTATAGGGATGTGAAAGGAGATGAAGTTAAATTTATCCCTCTAAACTCTGATGAGGAGATGACACCTAAGGAAATTTTGGAGAAGCATGAGAAGGGGATTAAGTATAGACACTTAATAAAAGATAGTTTCCCTTTGTTAGAAGATAGTGAAGGAAACATTTTGTCCATGCCTCCAATCATAAACTCTAACTTAACCAAGGTTACAACAGAAACAAGAAATTTACTGATAGATGTGACAGGAACTGATAAATGGGCAGTGGAGAAGACATTGAATATAATAGTGACAGCCTTGGCTGAAAGAAAGTATGCTAAAATCCATAGTGTTGAAGTGATCTATGAAAATGAAAAAATTAAATATCCAAATTTAAAGGAGGAAGTTGTTGAAGTCTCTCCTGACTATATAAATAAAATTTTAGGGACTAATTTAACTCCTGGAGCTATTCTTAACTACCTAAGAAAGGCAAGAATGGATGCCCAATTTATAGAGAATAAATTTAAAGTCTTTGTTCCTCCTTATAGGGTTGATATATTTGGAGAGATAGATATAGCTGAGGAAGTAGCTATTTGCTATGGCTATGATAAATTTAAAGGCTTATATCCTGAGATAGCCACCATTGGCTCTCTCCATCCATTAGAAAAAAGATGTGACTTTATTAGAGATATAATGATTGGCTTAGGCTTCTATGAGGTTATAAATTTAATGCTCTCAAATGAAGAGGTTCTATTTAAAAATATGAGGTTAGATATTAAAGACTATATAGAGGTTTTAAAGCCAGCCTCTATAGAGCATAAAATTGTTAGACCCTTCTTACTACCAATTATTATGGAAACAGTAAGAATAAATCAACATAAGGAGTTACCAATAAAGATATTTGAAATTGGAGAGTGTATAAATATTAAAGATAATAAGATTGTTGAAACTAAAAATATAGCTGGAGCTATTGTAAGCAATGAAACAAACTTCAATGAAATTAAGAGTTATGTTGAAGCTCTTCTAAGGGAGTTGAAGCTAACTTATAAGATAGAGGAATATGAGCATCCTTCCTTTATTAAGGGAAGGTGTGCAAAAATCTTAGTTGATAATGAAGAGATAGGCTACTTTGGAGAGATACACCCAGAGGTTTTAGAGAACTTTGAAATAGAGTTTCCAGTAACAGCCTTTGAAGTGATTTTAAAATGA
- a CDS encoding 50S ribosomal protein L11 methyltransferase — MAMLLKVPQWHSSLLTDYERLAIFKLAIEKYAKGIVYDLGTGSGILAMIAAKKAEKVYALELDSFTYEYAKENIERNGFKNILLYEADAEFFDYKEKADLIIAELLDTALITEPQVRVLNTINKKKVLKEDGKIIPEKAISTVQLVNSSLSYIHYDEEDKEKELSNEIIYEEVNFYKVNPLKVSYKFKLSGEYGENLGLKLRTYTILSEEFVSGPLRMLNPPLVIPLNVDGSDVKVKLSYKRGGDLDSIKVKVF, encoded by the coding sequence ATAGCTATGCTTCTAAAGGTTCCTCAGTGGCATTCCTCTTTATTAACTGACTATGAGAGGTTAGCTATATTTAAATTAGCCATAGAGAAGTATGCTAAGGGAATAGTTTATGACCTTGGCACAGGCTCAGGAATCTTAGCCATGATAGCTGCTAAGAAGGCTGAGAAGGTTTATGCCCTTGAGTTAGACAGCTTCACCTATGAGTATGCAAAGGAGAACATTGAGAGAAATGGCTTTAAAAATATTCTCTTGTATGAGGCTGATGCTGAATTCTTTGACTATAAAGAGAAGGCTGACTTAATAATAGCCGAACTTTTAGACACAGCTTTAATAACTGAGCCTCAGGTTAGAGTTCTAAATACAATAAATAAGAAGAAAGTTTTAAAAGAAGATGGAAAAATTATTCCTGAAAAGGCTATTTCAACTGTTCAGTTGGTTAATAGCTCTTTAAGTTATATACACTATGATGAAGAAGATAAAGAAAAAGAGCTTTCCAATGAGATTATTTATGAGGAAGTTAATTTTTATAAAGTGAATCCTCTAAAGGTTAGCTATAAATTTAAGCTTTCAGGAGAGTATGGAGAAAACTTAGGGCTAAAGTTAAGGACTTACACTATTTTAAGTGAAGAATTTGTCTCTGGCCCTTTAAGGATGTTAAACCCTCCTCTTGTTATTCCTCTAAATGTTGATGGTAGTGATGTTAAAGTTAAGCTAAGCTATAAAAGAGGAGGAGATCTTGACAGCATAAAAGTTAAAGTCTTCTAA
- a CDS encoding flagellin: MKLLAFLKGKKGAMGIGTLIVFIAMVLVAAVAAAVLINTSGFLQQKAMATGKESTEQVASGLMCIGVTGHYDGTSGIDRIAIFITPNAGSAPIDLKQCKVLLTYDGNTVVLNYSGYTSATAGASNIFDSATITAWSNADATSFVVGKIQDADGSLDNGQVINKGDIAVLLIDVSQVFGESIPDRKEVSGQVQPEFGAPAVIQFTTPAAFTSDIVELQ, translated from the coding sequence ATGAAACTCTTAGCGTTCTTAAAAGGTAAGAAAGGGGCTATGGGTATAGGAACATTGATAGTCTTCATAGCAATGGTTTTAGTCGCGGCAGTAGCTGCAGCAGTTTTAATTAACACAAGTGGATTCTTACAGCAAAAGGCAATGGCTACTGGGAAGGAGAGTACTGAGCAGGTTGCAAGTGGGTTAATGTGTATAGGAGTTACTGGACATTATGATGGTACAAGTGGAATTGATAGAATAGCAATCTTTATAACACCAAACGCTGGAAGTGCTCCAATTGACTTAAAACAGTGTAAAGTATTATTAACCTATGATGGAAATACAGTAGTTTTAAATTACTCAGGTTATACTAGTGCTACTGCAGGTGCAAGTAATATATTTGATAGTGCTACTATTACCGCTTGGAGTAATGCAGATGCAACTTCATTCGTTGTAGGAAAGATACAGGATGCCGATGGATCTTTAGATAATGGTCAAGTAATTAACAAAGGAGACATAGCAGTATTATTAATTGACGTAAGTCAAGTATTTGGTGAATCAATTCCTGATAGAAAAGAAGTTTCTGGACAAGTTCAGCCAGAATTTGGAGCTCCAGCAGTTATACAGTTCACAACTCCAGCAGCATTCACTTCTGATATAGTTGAATTACAATAA
- a CDS encoding FlaD/FlaE family flagellar protein — protein MIQKAISEASSLEILPDEEVLTDDEIEEYLENLKSKLPSFVIILLKNNLKGRRITKRQLDRIVERISEVLSKSKTSRDEIEEMNKKLQSLEQKLDTIMKLTTVVASSKISEEIEKSEIEEKKEEKEEEIKVEEVKEEKPIEEQEIKIEEEEIEPEEIELEEEEEIKVEEEKEEIPKEIPDVEGIEEVEEMLGEEQGYRLNDIPEDPISTALAFKWLQFLVSKVGTSNLPDVLDYYNKIGWISNKVVLKLLRYSKNMRFFGGEEENVKVNDKLTPSDHIMSFLYIEKLAGRPLDPDMLEMLEIEIRRFKKWAEELRSI, from the coding sequence ATGATTCAAAAGGCAATAAGTGAAGCTTCATCATTGGAAATTCTTCCTGATGAGGAAGTTTTAACTGATGATGAAATAGAAGAATATTTAGAAAATCTTAAATCTAAATTACCTTCTTTTGTGATCATCTTATTAAAAAATAATTTAAAAGGTAGAAGGATAACTAAGAGGCAATTGGATAGGATTGTTGAGAGAATATCTGAAGTATTATCCAAGAGTAAGACAAGTAGAGATGAAATAGAAGAAATGAATAAAAAATTGCAATCTTTAGAGCAGAAGTTAGATACTATAATGAAATTAACCACTGTTGTAGCTTCCTCAAAGATTTCTGAAGAGATTGAAAAAAGTGAAATAGAGGAAAAGAAAGAAGAGAAAGAAGAAGAAATAAAAGTTGAAGAAGTTAAAGAAGAAAAACCCATAGAAGAACAAGAAATTAAAATAGAAGAGGAAGAAATAGAGCCTGAAGAAATTGAGTTAGAAGAGGAAGAAGAAATAAAAGTTGAAGAAGAAAAAGAGGAGATTCCTAAAGAAATTCCTGATGTAGAGGGGATTGAAGAGGTGGAAGAAATGTTAGGTGAGGAACAGGGTTATAGATTAAATGACATTCCAGAAGATCCTATATCAACAGCATTAGCTTTTAAGTGGTTACAGTTCTTAGTTAGTAAGGTTGGAACTTCAAATTTGCCTGATGTCTTAGACTATTACAATAAAATAGGTTGGATATCTAATAAAGTAGTATTAAAGTTATTAAGATACTCTAAAAATATGAGATTTTTTGGTGGAGAGGAAGAGAATGTTAAGGTTAATGACAAGTTAACACCAAGTGACCATATAATGTCTTTCTTATATATTGAAAAATTAGCTGGAAGACCATTAGATCCAGATATGTTAGAAATGTTAGAAATTGAAATTAGAAGATTTAAAAAATGGGCTGAAGAATTAAGATCAATTTAA
- the dadD gene encoding multifunctional 5'-deoxyadenosine/S-adenosyl-L-homocysteine/5'-methylthioadenosine deaminase: MLLIKNVFFNGKRRDILIEDNKIVKIGEVKREEEMEVIDGSKKIAIPGLINTHTHIPMTLFRGVADDLPLMEWLNNYIWPMEAKLNEEIVYYGTLLGCIEMIKTGTTTFNDMYFYLEGIAKAVEESGLRAFLAYGMIDLFDEERREKELKNAEKYIEYLNKLGCERIKPALGPHAPYTCSKELLAEVNKLAKKYSVPIHIHMNETLEEIKRVKELTGMKPFEYLNSFKFFDGVKVIAAHCVHLSDEEIKIIKEKRVNVSHNPISNLKLASGVAPIPKLLKEGINITLGTDGCGSNNNLNLFEEIKVCAILHKGVNLDPTLIKADEAFNFATINGAKALDINAGKLEEGALADIVLINKDNPTLQPLENISSHLVYSFNGFVDDVIIDGNVVMRDGKILTIDEEKVYEEAEKAYYRLKE; the protein is encoded by the coding sequence ATGCTCTTAATAAAAAATGTATTTTTTAATGGAAAGAGGAGAGATATTTTAATTGAAGATAATAAGATTGTGAAGATTGGAGAGGTTAAGAGAGAGGAAGAGATGGAAGTAATAGATGGAAGTAAAAAAATAGCTATTCCTGGGTTAATAAATACTCACACCCACATCCCTATGACTCTCTTCAGAGGAGTTGCTGATGATCTTCCACTGATGGAGTGGCTTAATAACTATATATGGCCTATGGAGGCTAAGTTAAATGAGGAAATAGTTTATTATGGAACCCTGTTAGGATGTATTGAGATGATAAAAACAGGGACTACAACTTTTAATGACATGTATTTCTACTTAGAGGGAATAGCTAAAGCTGTAGAGGAAAGTGGGTTAAGAGCTTTCTTAGCCTATGGGATGATTGATCTCTTTGATGAGGAGAGAAGAGAGAAGGAACTAAAAAATGCTGAGAAATATATAGAATATTTAAATAAATTAGGATGTGAGAGGATAAAGCCAGCCTTAGGGCCACATGCTCCTTACACATGTTCAAAAGAGCTTTTAGCTGAAGTTAATAAGTTAGCTAAAAAATATAGTGTTCCTATACATATTCACATGAATGAAACCCTTGAGGAGATAAAGAGAGTTAAAGAGCTAACAGGAATGAAACCTTTTGAATATCTTAACTCTTTCAAATTCTTTGATGGTGTTAAGGTTATAGCTGCTCACTGTGTTCATCTTAGTGATGAGGAAATAAAGATTATTAAAGAAAAGAGAGTTAATGTTTCTCACAACCCAATAAGTAATTTAAAATTAGCCTCAGGAGTGGCCCCAATTCCAAAGTTATTAAAAGAGGGAATAAATATTACCTTAGGAACTGATGGCTGTGGAAGTAATAATAATTTAAATCTATTTGAAGAGATAAAGGTTTGTGCCATCTTACATAAGGGAGTTAATTTAGATCCAACACTTATTAAAGCTGATGAAGCCTTTAACTTTGCTACCATTAATGGAGCTAAAGCTTTAGATATAAATGCTGGCAAGCTTGAAGAAGGAGCCTTAGCAGACATAGTTTTAATTAATAAAGATAATCCTACACTCCAACCACTTGAAAATATTAGCTCTCATTTGGTCTATTCCTTTAATGGCTTTGTAGATGATGTTATTATTGATGGAAATGTAGTTATGAGAGATGGGAAAATATTAACTATAGATGAGGAAAAGGTTTATGAGGAAGCTGAAAAAGCTTACTATAGGTTAAAGGAATAG
- a CDS encoding flagellin, producing the protein MKLLAFLKGKKGAMGIGTLIVFIAMVLVAAVAAAVLINTSGFLQQKAMATGKESTEQVASGLQTLRVIGIHNNTSINYLGIYITPNAGSAPIDLNQTKILISDGSRKAVLQYKSTAFTDLSTGGKVSNISKDAWNLSGGEFGIIVVQDADNSCTSNTPVINKGDIVVLTINATANQFNLPPRTTVTGSVVPEFGAPAVIQFTTPATYLGDQSVVTLQ; encoded by the coding sequence ATGAAACTCTTAGCGTTCTTAAAAGGTAAGAAAGGGGCTATGGGTATAGGAACATTGATAGTCTTCATAGCAATGGTTTTAGTCGCGGCAGTAGCTGCAGCAGTTTTAATTAACACAAGTGGATTCTTACAGCAAAAGGCAATGGCTACTGGGAAGGAGAGTACTGAGCAGGTTGCAAGTGGGTTACAAACTTTAAGAGTTATTGGAATACACAACAATACATCTATAAATTATCTTGGAATTTATATAACACCAAACGCTGGAAGTGCTCCAATTGACTTAAATCAGACTAAAATATTAATTAGTGACGGTTCAAGAAAGGCAGTATTACAGTATAAATCCACCGCATTTACAGACCTAAGCACTGGAGGTAAGGTTTCAAATATTTCTAAGGATGCATGGAATCTTAGTGGAGGAGAATTTGGAATAATTGTTGTTCAAGATGCTGATAATTCCTGTACAAGTAATACTCCAGTTATCAATAAAGGAGATATTGTCGTATTAACCATAAATGCTACAGCTAATCAATTTAATTTACCACCTAGAACAACTGTCACTGGATCAGTTGTTCCAGAATTTGGAGCTCCAGCAGTTATACAGTTCACAACTCCAGCTACCTATTTAGGAGATCAGTCTGTAGTAACCCTACAATAA
- a CDS encoding flagellin: protein MKFFSSKKGAIGIGTLIIFIALVLVAAIAAAVIINTAANLQQKAARVGQESTKQVASGIQVVKVVGYAPNNNEITKLLIFVSPNIGDEIDLSSTIVTLSNGEKKCSLVYDSAAYVNDPAIQGTEDLFNGDNVQTAWTYSGGDRFGVIILQDADGSCNDSAHPTINFGDKVALTVDLNAIGMPIKPRDLIEGEVIPEYGSPGIIEFYAPSTFNRRVIELQ, encoded by the coding sequence ATGAAATTTTTTAGCTCCAAAAAAGGAGCTATTGGAATTGGAACGTTGATTATATTCATTGCTTTAGTATTAGTTGCTGCTATAGCTGCAGCTGTTATTATAAATACTGCAGCTAACTTACAACAAAAAGCTGCAAGAGTCGGACAAGAAAGTACTAAACAAGTGGCAAGTGGGATTCAAGTAGTAAAAGTTGTCGGTTATGCCCCAAATAACAATGAAATAACTAAATTACTTATATTTGTATCTCCAAATATTGGAGATGAAATTGATTTATCATCTACTATTGTTACATTATCAAATGGAGAGAAGAAGTGTTCTTTAGTTTATGATAGTGCTGCTTATGTAAATGATCCTGCAATTCAAGGAACAGAAGATTTATTTAATGGTGATAATGTACAAACTGCTTGGACATATTCAGGTGGAGACAGATTTGGTGTTATAATATTGCAAGATGCTGATGGGTCATGTAATGACTCAGCTCATCCAACTATAAACTTTGGAGATAAAGTAGCTCTAACAGTTGATCTTAATGCAATAGGGATGCCAATAAAACCAAGAGATTTAATTGAAGGAGAAGTTATTCCAGAATATGGATCTCCAGGAATTATAGAGTTCTATGCTCCATCAACATTTAATAGAAGAGTTATTGAGTTGCAATAA
- a CDS encoding ferritin-like domain-containing protein, with product MELINEHKIGVTKGTELEKIVQANFEGECKEVGMYLAMARLAEREGLPEVAQALIKIAMEEAEHAAHFAEMNGVISENLKENLEMMLEGECKANKEKKEAAKKAKELDIDPAHDYFDESSRDEARHARILKGLLDRYFK from the coding sequence ATGGAATTAATAAATGAACACAAAATAGGAGTTACAAAAGGAACTGAGTTAGAGAAAATTGTTCAAGCAAACTTTGAAGGAGAATGTAAAGAGGTTGGAATGTACTTAGCTATGGCAAGATTAGCTGAGAGAGAAGGATTACCAGAAGTTGCTCAGGCTTTAATAAAGATAGCTATGGAAGAAGCTGAGCATGCTGCACACTTTGCAGAGATGAATGGAGTTATCTCAGAAAACTTAAAAGAGAACTTAGAAATGATGTTAGAAGGAGAGTGCAAAGCTAACAAGGAGAAAAAAGAAGCTGCTAAGAAGGCTAAGGAGTTAGATATTGATCCAGCTCATGACTACTTTGATGAGTCAAGTAGAGATGAGGCAAGACATGCAAGAATATTAAAAGGATTGTTAGACAGATACTTCAAGTAA
- a CDS encoding 4Fe-4S binding protein, with protein MAVEIIVNKNKCVGCGICLEACPKGPKIWKKDKDGKYIAYNTEDCHNCKICAGRCPKNAILVRRL; from the coding sequence ATGGCTGTTGAGATTATTGTTAATAAAAACAAGTGTGTGGGCTGTGGCATCTGCTTAGAGGCTTGTCCAAAAGGTCCAAAAATTTGGAAAAAGGATAAGGATGGGAAATATATAGCTTATAATACAGAAGACTGCCACAACTGTAAAATCTGTGCTGGAAGATGCCCAAAAAATGCTATTTTAGTTAGAAGACTTTAA
- a CDS encoding flagella accessory protein C, producing the protein METTENLMAKVGDIETRIPRLESSLNNLRKENEMLRIELNKINENLQDIMALYEVVSNQINPFIGVSKITATSLEKLERLETEYKRLKKTVEELTNDLIILGSLYLNQLNVDLEKIIEEVLEEEIIKLVTEEDKHDSKGNK; encoded by the coding sequence ATGGAAACTACTGAAAATTTAATGGCTAAGGTTGGGGATATAGAAACAAGAATTCCAAGGCTTGAGTCTTCATTAAACAACCTAAGAAAAGAAAATGAAATGCTAAGAATTGAGCTTAATAAAATAAATGAAAATCTCCAAGATATAATGGCCTTGTATGAAGTAGTTTCTAATCAAATAAACCCATTTATTGGGGTCTCTAAGATTACTGCTACAAGTTTAGAGAAATTAGAAAGGCTTGAAACTGAGTATAAAAGACTTAAAAAAACTGTGGAGGAGTTGACAAATGACTTAATAATCTTAGGATCTCTCTATCTAAATCAGTTAAATGTTGATCTTGAGAAGATTATTGAAGAGGTGTTAGAAGAAGAGATAATAAAGCTTGTAACTGAGGAGGATAAACATGATTCAAAAGGCAATAAGTGA
- a CDS encoding ABC transporter ATP-binding protein, translated as MLKVENLKVKRGNKEILKGINLEVKKNEIHTIIGPNGAGKSTLAYTLMGVSGYKPSGGKIIFKGEDITNKSITERARLGLTLAWQEPARFEGIKVRDYLKIGMNKKYAGREEEKIREALELVGLNPERYLDRYVDESLSGGERKRIELASIICIEPDLAILDEPDSGIDMVSIDEIGKVFKYLKNKGCSLLVITHREELSKYGDRASLICGGEVIKTGKPDEVANFYKRRCGKCKVSA; from the coding sequence ATGTTAAAAGTAGAGAATTTAAAAGTTAAAAGAGGAAATAAAGAGATTTTAAAGGGGATTAATTTAGAGGTTAAGAAAAATGAGATACATACTATTATTGGCCCTAATGGAGCTGGAAAATCTACTTTGGCTTACACATTAATGGGAGTTTCTGGTTATAAGCCAAGTGGTGGAAAGATAATATTTAAGGGAGAGGATATAACCAATAAGTCTATAACTGAAAGAGCCAGGTTAGGTTTAACCTTGGCTTGGCAAGAACCTGCAAGGTTTGAAGGAATTAAAGTTAGAGATTATTTAAAGATAGGAATGAATAAAAAATATGCTGGTAGAGAAGAGGAAAAAATCAGAGAGGCTTTAGAGTTAGTTGGCTTAAACCCTGAAAGATATTTAGATAGATATGTAGATGAATCCCTAAGTGGTGGAGAGAGAAAGAGGATAGAATTAGCTTCCATCATCTGTATAGAGCCAGACTTAGCCATCTTGGATGAGCCTGACAGTGGAATAGACATGGTTTCTATAGATGAGATTGGAAAAGTATTTAAATATTTAAAAAATAAGGGTTGTTCTCTCTTAGTTATCACTCATAGGGAAGAGTTAAGTAAGTATGGTGATAGAGCCTCTCTAATCTGTGGAGGAGAGGTTATTAAGACAGGAAAGCCTGATGAAGTAGCCAACTTCTACAAAAGAAGATGTGGAAAATGTAAGGTGAGTGCATGA
- a CDS encoding DUF483 domain-containing protein — MIEEIIEKIKKMRNGEGEFKVLKEHIMNLDEVQYNIILERLKIEDEIVKKYKPKVRPALDPYVSGELGIYRRLDDHEIGKFLNYPECCIKSFTEEVRVSIDREHLKEAEEINKRVVVTSGFIPCSLKCREAIKRGLLGHLNEKELEVIKKVNEELKKRLGSFNIFYEDFYDFIK, encoded by the coding sequence ATGATTGAGGAAATTATAGAGAAGATAAAGAAAATGAGAAATGGAGAAGGAGAGTTCAAGGTTTTGAAAGAGCATATTATGAATTTAGATGAAGTTCAATACAACATAATCTTAGAAAGATTAAAGATTGAGGATGAGATAGTTAAGAAGTACAAGCCAAAGGTTAGGCCAGCCCTTGATCCCTATGTTTCAGGGGAGTTGGGAATATATAGAAGGTTGGATGACCATGAGATAGGGAAATTTTTAAACTATCCTGAGTGCTGTATAAAGTCTTTCACTGAAGAGGTTAGGGTTTCAATAGATAGAGAGCATTTAAAAGAGGCTGAGGAGATTAATAAAAGAGTAGTAGTAACTTCAGGCTTCATTCCTTGCTCTTTGAAGTGTAGAGAGGCTATAAAAAGAGGGTTGTTAGGACATCTAAATGAGAAAGAATTAGAGGTTATTAAGAAAGTTAATGAGGAACTTAAAAAAAGGCTTGGTTCCTTTAATATCTTCTATGAAGATTTCTATGACTTCATCAAATAA